The genomic DNA ATTAGCGTTTGGGAGAATCTATTTGATTGCATCTCAAATGTCAATGTCTTCTTGCTAGTCTATTTTATCTGCTAAATATtcgttgcaaaaaaaaatattcattatgGAAGTTCAATTTGCAGATCTTGACGTCAGCAGATATAAAGCCATTTCCCCCTTTATGGCATGAAGACAATAGCAACCGACGTCGACAAGCCCGAGATAGGTAAGGAGATTATACTACAGACTGATATTTTGAAGATCAGTGTGAAGTAGGTTAAAGGAACCATAAGATATATCTACTGTGCAGGCCTCAAGTGGCTGGAGCTATAGCCGGACCTTCGCTGGGAGAAGCAGCTCATCGTCTGATCAAAAACACCCTTAACATGAAATCCTCTACTGGTTCGGCTTCAGGATTAATTGACCCAAATGGATACTACCGAAATGTACCGGGTAATCATTATTATGGTGGAGTCAATAGACCAAGAGCACCGGGTCCCTCTTCTCACAGGAGAGCTTATGATGATGACTCGAGCTATTACTACTATGGAAAGTATAACAATAGCTCACAGGGAACGTTTAGCAACGGTCCAAGATATCCTGGTCCATCAAATGGATCACAAGACTATAACCGAAACTACAACTCCAAGGTAGTAGTAGAGCAGCAAAACCGTGGTGGACTTAGAGCTGGAATGTCTGGTTTATCGATAGAAGATAACGGAAGCAGAAGCAAACAGTTGTATTCAAGTTATACAGAAGCTGCTAATGCAAATTTGAACCCGTTACCCTCACCACCCACCCAATGGATCGGTACACAGCCAGGTGGTAATTTCGTCGGTGGATACTACAGGGAAGGAGTTGGGTATGGTGAAACAAATGGAAAGCCGGTAAAGAAAGTAATTTATCAGGCCAAGACACAACCAAGTCATCGAGGCGCAAACATGTGAGATTGTTAGTTGAGGCGCTAGGGAGGTTTCTGTACAGGTGAGTCCCTTTCTTTTGCTGCAATGGCCTTTTGTATGACGTCCCCGCTTCATCTTCTGCCATGAATTATATCTTAAATTTCTGGCTAAAGCTAAAGGCAAATGTACAATGTACCTTGGGacatttcttttgttatatatatttatttattacagtAAAACTTGTTTAGAGTCTTTAGACAGCTTTTGGCAATTGGTTATTCAACTTTCGTTGTTCCTCCTACAGCATTTGTCTATTGGTTTCCTTAATCTATTTCAGTTTGCTTATTGATTCGTGTCTACATCATCTTTACATGATAGGCAACCCAACTAACCAACATAAATCCGAGTTTAAAGATCCGAGCCCTGGACTAACATTGGTAGATTAAGGACCAGGCTCTCCAGTAGAAATGATGGTAGTGTCATATTGATGAGAATAATGGTGTATTGAAACATAAGTAAAATTGGTGACATGCTGTAATAACATGAAAgttgagaaaatatatataaatcattggatGAAATAGCCGCTCAAAAAAAGCATAAAGAAGAGTAAAAGAGAGCCAAAGATTAAACCAGTCTTCTGACCACCAGTAAGAGCATTGCCACCAAGTCCATATTGCTGATTCTGAGCAAAACCAGCAATCTCAACCATTTTGCTCTCAAAGAAACTCTGAGCAGCTCCACACGTTGGACATCTCCAATNNNNNNNNNNNNNNNNNNNNNNNNNNNNNNNNNNNNNNNNNNNNNNNNNNNNNNNNNNNNNNNNNNNNNNNNNNNNNNNNNNNNNNNNNNNNNNNNNNNNNNNNNNNNNNNNNNNNNNNNNNNNNNNNNNNNNNNNNNNNNNNNNNNNNNNNNNNNNNNNNNNNNNNNNNNNNNNNNNNNNNNNNNNNNNNNNNNNNNNNNNNNNNNNNNNNNNNNNNNNNNNNNNNNNNNNNNNNNNNNNNNNNNNNNNNNNNNNNNNNNNNNNNNNNNNNNNNNNNNNNNNNNNNNNNNNNNNNNNNNNNNNNNNNNNNNNNNNNNNNNNNNNNNNNNNNNNNNNNNNNNNNNNNNNNNNNNNNNNNNNNNNNNNNNNNNNNNNNNNNNNNNNNNNNNNNNNNNNNNNNNNNNNNNNNNNNNNNNNNNNNNNNNNNNNNNNNNNNNNNNNNNNNNNNNNNNNNNNNNNNNNNNNNNNNNNNNNNNNNNNNNNNNNNNNNNNNNNNNNNNNNNNNNNNNNNNNNNNNNNNNNNNNNNNNNNNNNNNNNNNNNNNNNNNNNNNNNNNNNNNNNNNNNNNNNNNNNNNNNNNNNNNNNNNNNNNNNNNNNNNNNNNNNNNNNNNNNNNNNNNNNNNNNNNNNNNNNNNNNNNNNNNNNNNNNNNNNNNNNNNNNNNNNNNNNNNNNNNNNNNNNNNNNNNNNNNNNNNNNNNNNNNNNNNNNNNNNNNNNNNNNNNNNNNNNNNNNNNNNNNNNNNNNNNNNNNNNNNNNNNNNNNNNNNNNNNNNNNNNNNNNNNNNNNNNNNNNNNNNNNNNNNNNNNNNNNNNNNNNNNNNNNNNNNNNNNNNNNNNNNNNNNNNNNNNNNNNNNNNNNNNNNNNNNNNNNNNNNNNNNNNNNNNNNNNNNNNNNNNNNNNNNNNNNNNNNNNNNNNNNNNNNNNNNNNNNNNNNNNNNNNNNNNNNNNNNNNNNNNNNNNNNNNNNNNNNNNNNNNNNNNNNNNNNNNNNNNNNNNNNNNNNNNNNNNNNNNNNNNNNNNNNNNNNNNNNNNNNNNNNNNNNNNNNNNNNNNNNNNNNNNNNNNNNNNNNNNNNNNNNNNNNNNNNNNNNNNNNNNNNNNNNNNNNNNNNNNNNNNNNNNNNNNNNNNNNNNNNNNNNNNNNNNNNNNNNNNNNNNNNNNNNNNNNNNNNNNNNNNNNNNNNNNNNNNNNNNNNNNNNNNNNNNNNNNNNNNNNNNNGGGTCACCCGCTGATTCATCGTACTTGTACCCACATGATCTACACTCGTAGATGCCAGTGTTTAGAACAGCAAACTTCTCCTCCATCCTTCGTTTCTCTATAGTGTCTTCGACTTCTTTGGTCTCTGTTTCTTGGGTTTGGTCGGAAGAAGGAAGAGGCGTCGCGGCATCGTCTCTGGAAACGGCTAAGTAACGAGGATGATGGTGAGTTGGATAAgagatggtgatgaagatgTGGTGGTGTAGTTTCTTGCCATATCTGAGAAACGGCGTCGGTTTGATGAGAGAAGAATGGATATGGGAATGGGAATGGGACTGGGAGAGAGGGCAGAAGGAGAAGGTAGCACTCGCCATTGGTTCCTTTTTTActtcttataattttttgggtttgttcaTTGTTAGAGATGATGAAAATGTCGAAAGATGGATCCCATTGGAGAGGGAGAAAGGCTAGCATATGCTGCGCCCCCCGgataagatttttgaagagtattGTGACAACCACGTGGCCTTCTTTCAATCCATCTTATTTCTTTACTTACCCCCACAAAATGTCCCTCAGCCTTTTCCATTTCCATTTGCCCCCTAAATCTCACTGTAGCATTAAGACTAAAAATCTTCAAATTCCTTCTCAAGagttttatttagattttttttcgtGATCTTCACTACTTTAGCTAGACTCATCAAGAATATAAACGTCCATACCAGAGAAATTTATCTCCTCGTAATCAATCTTGGGTCATCGATGCCTTTAAGATTATTTACCTTGGGAAGTTTTTTCCGCAAAATACTTATTACcttttttaataacaaactaaaaacgcaaaaaattctaaaatgtatgaaaatacttcaaaccaaaaaaaaacaatcatcaaAGAAATTGGAAACCTTTTTGAAGCCTGAATTAACAGAAGACGTAAAAAGTGTTAGTCCTATCAAGGTCTACAAATTAAAAACGCAAAGCTAGCAGTTCGGCTCAAGCAAAGAGTTCAGAAATGCAACCTACTACTTCTGTTACTCATCTTTTACAAGTGTCAGCCATCATACCTAAATAAACTCTACATAAGCATAACTTGCTAAACCGAACATTAAGACAAAGTGAAGCCTGTCAGGGGAGACCCACAGGTGGTATCTCTCTATTAACATTTTAGATCTGCCGTTTTTGCCTTGTCCTGATTCTCCTTCAAGCTCTTTGCGATCCATATAGCGGTTTCTCTGGGAGACACCTTACCTGGGCCAAAAGGCTTAAGCAACACGTTGAGTTCATCATATCTCCCTTCTTGTAACAATCTGGCACTAAACTCGAGCAAGCCCTCCAAAGCATCAGCTCGTTGACGATACGATGATGGGTCAAATCGACATCTTCTTGTGTTAGATGATGTGGTCTGGCTTGATGCACCCGCAGTTGCATTTTGATCAGATGATGATGACCCGTCGCTTATGTATTCTAACATGTTGTGTTGGATACCCTGCCACCTTGTGATGTTATCAGATCCTGATTTACACGTTTCAACTGTGCATTTGTCTTTTGTTATAGAGCGGTCTGAGACAGATGAGCTTTTGGACGATGTTTTCCTTTGCATGGGAGTAAAGAAGATGTCCTGTTCATATGGAGCTAACGGAAAAATACCAATCTTATCAACTTGTGGCTCATTAATGGAATATTCTGGAGACTTCACTTTCTGCAAGATCCCAACTGTTGGATTGTATGCTGCAGCTTCTTGGGTTGTAGCCCTTTTCGTGAATGGTAGAGAAGTCCGGCGAGACGAAAAAACTAACTTGCTGGTGGTACCGCCTGAAACTGGATGCTGAACACCAAGCAAAAGGCAATCATGGTCATCAGTGTCTAAGGTATTAATTCTACAAGACAAGGCTTTTTGGTATTTAGAAATCTGAGACatgtagagaaacaaaaacaagacagGATTGTCTGGTAATGGTATTGGCAGCCATGTAATAGCATCTGTGAAGTTTATAAAGATAATTCAGACCGcaataattttctttcaatgGAACTCTGTAGTGTTTTTTTGGCAACTGATTCTAAGATAACAAAAAGGAGTGAGTATTACCAAGTGTTCGAATCTCCTTCCTGTTTCCATGGTTCTTCTGGATGCCGCTGAAGTTTTTGCAAGAGGATACTTCGAGACATTATATGCACTTGAAGAAACTTGCTTATATATCACTGTTCCTTTACTGCTGCTCTCAATTGATAAATCTGAAACCCTGCGACTTATACATTTGATAGATGATGCAGTGTCTTCTTCAGCTTCCGGATTCAAAGCTCTATCATTCCAGAGAGAACTATGTCGTCTCTCCCCAAAGGCCGGACAAGTGACAGCGGGTTCAGAAAAATGAGCTTTCTTCATAATCCCCTTAGAATTTGGCAACTGAGGCGGTAATGTTTTGCGTCTCCTCAGGTTATTGAGCCTGAGCTTGACATCTAGAACGTAAGGTTGAAGATGTGGATGTCTAAGTAAATCTGAGGCCTGTGAAAATTTTATACTTCGCATAGTTAACAAACAACATTGGCAATTAAGTTTATATGAACAAGCTAGGTAAGGTACTTATACATACAGATGGCCGAACTTCTGGGTTTTTTCGCAGCATGCTTTTGACAAGACCTCGGCTGAAANNNNNNNNNNNNNNNNNNNNNNNNNNNNNNNNNNNNNNNNNNNNNNNNNNNNNNNNNNNNNNNNNNNNNNNNNNNNNNNNNNNNNNNNNNNNNNNNNNNNNNNNNNNNNNNNNNNNNNNNNNNNNNNNNNNNNNNNNNNNNNNNNNNNNNNNNNNNNNNNNNNNNAAAAACTTACAATGAACCAGAATATTTTGCGGGGAGCGGAGATACAATTGTCTTGTTTATCTTATTAATCAGTGCTTGCATATCCTAACCAAGATGTTTTGATAAGCACTATAATGAAAAGTTGCATTAAAGATAGATATGTTTCTATCACACAGCAACTTACAAATGCTTTAAATGCCGGCTTAAGATAAGCCATCTCATATATACAGCATCCTGCAGTAAGAAATTTATGTGTCCATAAGTAAATCATCCTAGGATACATATTTGGCAACACATGCAATATGTTTGTTAAGATAAAATTGTTAGTTTTTAGAatgcttttctttgtttatcACATCAGAAACTGAAtcaaaaactgaatcaaagaACCAACTAGGGATTAGAACGAGATAATCGCTTACTGTATCAAGCTATCACAATCAGTTAACACCCCACACAATCTATCTGCATTTCGTACTTATAAAGAGACCCTAATTTCGTATTTATAAAGAGACTTCATCAGAACTCTCTTCAGTCATCCTTATGATTTAATGATTCATGAAGACTAAACTGCAGTAAACTTTTCTGATACTTATGGAAGAAGCTTTATTAGTACAAGCACAAAGAGTAGATTACTGCTTCCTTATGCAGAAAATAAGTGACGTAAAAATAGACTGCTAGATACAAAAAAACGCACCTAAAGACCAAATGTCAGATTTAGAACCATAAGGTATATCAGCTAGAAGCTCAGGGCACATATAGCTGGGAGTTCCGACAACCTGGCATTAAGAGGATCATTAATCTTAGAAGTGATATAAAGGAAACACTGTGGCAGATATGCATATGATAGAGTAATTATAGAACTCACGGAGGAAGTGAGATTGTCGGATGTTAGAATCTTGGCTAACCCAAAATCACCTGTAACAGCAATAATAAGGTTGATATTCTATTTTTCTGAAGATGGGTCGACAAGAACATTTAAAGAGAAGCTCACCAAGGCGTATATCTTTCTCCTTGGTCAAGAATATGTTAGAACACTGGACATAAATGCAAAATATTAGCATCTGGAAAGTTTCAGCATTAAGCTTTGAATTGTGCAGATAGCAACATGAGATTGATACCTTGACATCACGATGAAGAATATGGTTCGTGTGTAAGTAATCAAGGGCCATCAGAAGCTGAACAAGCCACTTGCACAGTTTCTGGAAAGCACAAAATAGGATTATAGGACGATAATTATATCTAATCAATGTTCATGAGAAGCACCTAGAAAAGAAATGCGCACCTCTTCCTGAAAATGCACACCATTGGCTTTCTTGATGGCTTCTGCCCTGTAGCATAAGAAGAAAGTGAGGCTGCGTCACAATCTCTATAATGAGCACAAGATAGGTGAATCTAGATATATAAAAAGCTGAAAACCCcagaaacattaaaaacaaaaaactaacaTGTCCCCTCCTTCACAATAACCTATGACGATGCACACATAGCAAGCCTAAGAGAAAGAATACAAAAGCTTTATCAGCTCAAAAGGTGTGGAATGatataaacttttgttttaagtcAGAAGGTCTATCTTACCTTTTCCACCCAAGAATCTTTGTATTCCACAATAAATGGATGCCGCATTTTCGAGATGAGCTCCATCTACTCAAAGTAGGGGAAACCAAGATCAAACCATACGAAAAGGATTAGCATACATAGAGCACTAGAAGATTTAAAACTGATTAAACAGAGTTGCCAACCTCTTGATGCGCAGATCGTCTGGTCCTTTGAGTTTGCCGGGCAAGACGGATCTTTTTCAATACATATCTAATGAAACCAATACACGatatcagaaaacaaaattcaaactttttattcAGCCACAAATCAGAGGCAGCAAAAAAGATAGAGTTCCTCACTTTTTCTTCTCATGCTTATGTCTCACTAGAAGAGCTGACCCGAAAGATCCTTTTCCTATTTGCTCGAGAATCTCATACAGTTCCATGTCTAGTTTTGGTTATTGTCTTACCTGTAGCGTAACCTAGAGAGGTGAAGCAAATAGTAGTGTGATGCTTGATGAAGACATTAAACGGATGCTGAAGAAAACCCAACAAATGTAAGCCCAAAGTCAAGTAAACACATGCTCTGGTAAGTAAACTATTAGTCTGATTAAGCAAATGAAAGAAGCAGAGAACTTAATCCTATCAGGCATCAGCTATGACTTTAAGTTACATTAGAAGAGAAATTCACTTAAAGGCTAAAGAATCTAATAACATTGAACAACTACATCTTAATGTTGAATCAGCAAACAAGTGTGTGATATATGAAATCTTGAAACTAGCTCTACAGCTCAATTTACAAAGATAACAAAAGAGAAGCAAGCAGAGATTATATGAAGTTATGAACCCTAAAGATTAAATTACAGAGCAAATAATGTAAGAAGAGAGAGTTACTGACCTCAAAAGATCAGATTAAGAGGGTGAGAGAAGAGCGATCTGATGGGGAGAGGCACAGGATTTAGGTCCAATGAGGTTTAGAAGAGGAACAAGTACGGAAGACAAGCTTCGAGAGTGATTTGTGGggacgaagaagatgacaaattcggtagagagagagagagtgaaagatCCATTAATGGTGGCTTTTCTGTAACATCATAATTACATATTTCCTTGTAACTACTAAAAAATTTTTAATACCACCAGTTATATTGGTCTACGAGTTAAATAAGTAaattctctataaattaataatgtttggaatcaagacattttattattttataatgatattaatttatttataaatttataattattattttatagtataaattaataattattaatatatagatatatttttaatagtttaattttaaaaaattatgaattgaaacaactttaacaaaataaaattagattttcaaatgttctaaattttatagtattggaattgaatttgtaatatttagaaaaattattaacaataaattacaaatacaatacacaaatccacttatacacatgacatatataaattcatgaataataatatcaattgttgtattttagtagacaatcaaactatcaaaatgtaaatgatggatATTTGGAAactgaaaacttaaaaaaatatatatagctatcTTTAtgaaatgttacaaaatattttatatcattatagtttgaaaatacaacataacaattattttatagatatgagatttaggagaaacatatattattatatcaacatattatatatatgtgtaaatttgcatgattattaatttatgatattattggaacCATAATTTACATAGgaatttcaaataaattattatcttattatcttatcgaattttgttatttttttacaatGGCCCAACTTCggactaacaaaatttattaatttatagaatattaatttatagaggttttactgtatgaCGGAATGAT from Camelina sativa cultivar DH55 chromosome 7, Cs, whole genome shotgun sequence includes the following:
- the LOC104700969 gene encoding uncharacterized protein LOC104700969 (The sequence of the model RefSeq protein was modified relative to this genomic sequence to represent the inferred CDS: added 47 bases not found in genome assembly); its protein translation is MASATFSFCPLSQSHSHSHIHSSLIKPTPFLRYGKKLHHHIFITISYPTHHHPRYLAVSRDDAATPLPSSDQTQETETKEVEDTIEKRRMEEKFAVLNTGIYECRSCGYKYDESAGDPSYPIPPGFQFDKLPEDWRCPTCGAAQSFFESKMVEIAGFAQNQQYGLGGNALTGGQKTGLIFGSLLLFFMLFLSGYFIQ
- the LOC104700970 gene encoding serine/threonine-protein kinase Nek1 isoform X1 is translated as MELYEILEQIGKGSFGSALLVRHKHEKKKYVLKKIRLARQTQRTRRSAHQEMELISKMRHPFIVEYKDSWVEKACYVCIVIGYCEGGDMAEAIKKANGVHFQEEKLCKWLVQLLMALDYLHTNHILHRDVKCSNIFLTKEKDIRLGDFGLAKILTSDNLTSSVVGTPSYMCPELLADIPYGSKSDIWSLGCCIYEMAYLKPAFKAFDMQALINKINKTIVSPLPAKYSGSFRGLVKSMLRKNPEVRPSASDLLRHPHLQPYVLDVKLRLNNLRRRKTLPPQLPNSKGIMKKAHFSEPAVTCPAFGERRHSSLWNDRALNPEAEEDTASSIKCISRRVSDLSIESSSKGTVIYKQVSSSAYNVSKYPLAKTSAASRRTMETGRRFEHLHPVSGGTTSKLVFSSRRTSLPFTKRATTQEAAAYNPTVGILQKVKSPEYSINEPQVDKIGIFPLAPYEQDIFFTPMQRKTSSKSSSVSDRSITKDKCTVETCKSGSDNITRWQGIQHNMLEYISDGSSSSDQNATAGASSQTTSSNTRRCRFDPSSYRQRADALEGLLEFSARLLQEGRYDELNVLLKPFGPGKVSPRETAIWIAKSLKENQDKAKTADLKC
- the LOC104700970 gene encoding serine/threonine-protein kinase Nek1 isoform X2, producing MELISKMRHPFIVEYKDSWVEKACYVCIVIGYCEGGDMAEAIKKANGVHFQEEKLCKWLVQLLMALDYLHTNHILHRDVKCSNIFLTKEKDIRLGDFGLAKILTSDNLTSSVVGTPSYMCPELLADIPYGSKSDIWSLGCCIYEMAYLKPAFKAFDMQALINKINKTIVSPLPAKYSGSFRGLVKSMLRKNPEVRPSASDLLRHPHLQPYVLDVKLRLNNLRRRKTLPPQLPNSKGIMKKAHFSEPAVTCPAFGERRHSSLWNDRALNPEAEEDTASSIKCISRRVSDLSIESSSKGTVIYKQVSSSAYNVSKYPLAKTSAASRRTMETGRRFEHLHPVSGGTTSKLVFSSRRTSLPFTKRATTQEAAAYNPTVGILQKVKSPEYSINEPQVDKIGIFPLAPYEQDIFFTPMQRKTSSKSSSVSDRSITKDKCTVETCKSGSDNITRWQGIQHNMLEYISDGSSSSDQNATAGASSQTTSSNTRRCRFDPSSYRQRADALEGLLEFSARLLQEGRYDELNVLLKPFGPGKVSPRETAIWIAKSLKENQDKAKTADLKC
- the LOC104700970 gene encoding serine/threonine-protein kinase Nek1 isoform X3, giving the protein MALDYLHTNHILHRDVKCSNIFLTKEKDIRLGDFGLAKILTSDNLTSSVVGTPSYMCPELLADIPYGSKSDIWSLGCCIYEMAYLKPAFKAFDMQALINKINKTIVSPLPAKYSGSFRGLVKSMLRKNPEVRPSASDLLRHPHLQPYVLDVKLRLNNLRRRKTLPPQLPNSKGIMKKAHFSEPAVTCPAFGERRHSSLWNDRALNPEAEEDTASSIKCISRRVSDLSIESSSKGTVIYKQVSSSAYNVSKYPLAKTSAASRRTMETGRRFEHLHPVSGGTTSKLVFSSRRTSLPFTKRATTQEAAAYNPTVGILQKVKSPEYSINEPQVDKIGIFPLAPYEQDIFFTPMQRKTSSKSSSVSDRSITKDKCTVETCKSGSDNITRWQGIQHNMLEYISDGSSSSDQNATAGASSQTTSSNTRRCRFDPSSYRQRADALEGLLEFSARLLQEGRYDELNVLLKPFGPGKVSPRETAIWIAKSLKENQDKAKTADLKC